GTGTTCGCAACGCTAGTGATAATCTGGTTTGACGAGATGTTGCAGAGAGGCTGGGGTATCGGCTCAGCGCTCAGCCTCTTCATACTTGCAGGTGTCGCAAAGAGCATCGTGTTGAGGATACTATCCCCGGATGTAGGAGTCATCCCCTACATTATAGCGACGGGTGACATCCTAGGTGCGCTGGTGAGGCGTCCACCCTACGCCGATCTAGTCGGACTTGTAGCCACCTTCGTACTGATAGCAATCATCGCTTACATGCAGTTGATGCGCGTCGAGATACCGGTGACGGGGCCAAGGCTTCGTGGAATTAAGACTAGGATTCCACTAAACTTCATCTATGTAACCAACATTCCGATACTACTCGTTGCGATAGTCGTTGCAGACCTAGGCGTCTTTGCGCGGATGGCTGCTGGTCTAGGTGCGGTACACATCGCTGAAGCGATAAACGTGTTGCACTACTATGTCTCGACGCCGCGCGGCCTCGTGGAGCTTGTGAGTGACCCGGTGCGTGCTGCTACGAGTGCAGCAGCCTGGATACTACTCTCGATATTCTTCGGTAAGCTGTGGGTCGAGCTTGCAGGCCTGAGTCCATCAAAGCAGGCAGAGAACCTCATCAGGTCTGGCTTTGAGATACCTGGCCTACGGCGCAACAAGAAGATACTAGAGAGCATCCTAGCGCGTTACATCTATCCGCTAACGCTGCTAAGCAGCATAATAGTAGGCCTACTAGCAGTAATCGCCGACTTCCTAGGCGCGTATGGTACTGGCTCTGGTCTGCTACTGGCGACAGGTATAGCGATTAACTTCTACCAGCTGCTGGTATACGAGAGGACACTGGAAATGTACCCACTGCTACGTCGCCTGCTCGGCGAGTAACGCTTTTCTCGCGGTCCTCCCCGTGAACCGCGGGGTGCTTGAAGGATGGTGGCTCTTCGTAACCCCTTCACAACAGTCATTGTCACCGGCGTGCCGGGCGTAGGCAAGACCACCGTGCTCGGCAAACTAGTTGAGATGGCTGCTGCGGAGGGCTTGAAACTCAAGCTGGTGAACTTTGGCGACTATATGTTCCGCGTTGCCAGCGAGAAGGGTCTCGTTAAGCACCGTGACGAGATCCGTAAGCTTCAGTTGCAAGTCCAGCTCGAGCTGCAGAAGTGGGCTGCTGAGGCAATAATCTCGGACGCGAAAAAGGAGCTTGGACAGGGAGGCGTATTGATAGTAGACACTCACGCCGTGATAAAGACCAGTAGTGGCTACTGGCCCGGTCTACCAAAGCACGTGATAGAGGTGTTGAAACCAGATAGTATTGTAGTCATAGAGGCGAATCCTGAGCTGATAATCGCGAGGCGCCAGAGGGACAAGGGTAGGTACCGCGAGGATATGGGCGGTGTGGAGGAGCTAAGAGAGCTTATGAGCATGGCCAGGACTGCAGCAATGGCTAGCGCGGTTCTAACAGCCAGTAGCGTGTTCATAGTCGAGAACCCGGAGGGGAAGCCCGAGGAAGCCGCCCAGCGTATACTAGAGTTGATACGCATGCTACGGTGAAACCTTGAACATCGAGCCTATCCTACTCATGTTCTTCTCTTTTAGTGTCGCTACTTTCTTCCTTTACATAGCAGAGCGGCTACTATGGAGTATCCACGATCCTCTTCGGTTTCTTGAGGCTCTAGCAGCTCTGGATGAGAGTGGCGAGAGGCTCATACGCCTACGGGGAGCTAAGAGTAGGAGAGCGGCGAGGAAAGCTGCGCTGCTGGATGCTAGACTTGCCTATTACCGCTCCTATCTCTTCCGCGTCTCCATGCTGAGAGGCATGTTGTATGTGGCGGCGTACCTCGCGGCTAGTGGCGTAGCATTGGTATTCTTCCCTCGCCTATACCCAGCTCCAGTGCCAATACCGATGTTTACTATCGTAGAGGACGGGCGTGCATGGTACGCTGCGCCTCAAGCAGTTCTACTCTCGCTGCTCGCGCTGGTCTTCGTGTTCATGGGTCCGCCGCGGTTAAGAACCGTCGCTAGCTCCAGAGCCGGGTAGCGGGGGCGGTAGGATGCCCAGGCCGGGTCTGCGCACACGCTCCAAGAGGAGGGTGTATGTCAGGCTGCCTGGCGGCGAAACAGTGGTACACTATGAGCCTCGCAGGCCTGGGCCAGCGCGCTGCGGGCTCTGCGGTAGGCCTCTAAACGGTGTACCAAGGCTAAGGCCGTCTGAGCTTAGGAAGCTTCCACTCAGCCAGAAGAGACCGGAGAGAATGTTTGGTGGTGTGCTCTGCCACGCATGCCTCGAGAGGATCCTTAAAGCTACCATAAGGTCGACGATAATCAAGCAGCTTGAAGAGCTTAAGGCACGGAGGCAGAGCCAGGGCTAGACATGGGTGTAGACAGGTTTGGCTTCGCGAAGGGGCCCAGTTATCGCTGTCAGCGGGCCCCCTGGCAGCGGTAAGACAACCTACGCGCGTAGGCTCGCCGAGGACCTAGGCCTAGAGTTCTATTCGGCTGGCATGTTCTTCCGGGAGCTCGCAAAGAAACGCGGCTTGACACTGTTGGAGCTCAACCAGCTTGCCGCTAAAGACCCAAGCATAGATCTTGAGATTGACAGGATGACTTACGAGGTTGGGCTTCGTGGTAACGTGGTTGTAGAGGGCCATCTAGTGGCATGGGTGTTGCGCGACATAGCTGACGTCAAGATATACGTCACTGCGCCGCTCGACGTGCGGGTTAATAGAATAGCGGCTAGAGATGGTGTCGATGTTAGCGTCGCCCTTCGCGAGACTATTGAGCGCGAGAACGTGCACCGACGCCGCTTCTTAGCATACTATGGCATTGATATTAACGATCTCTCTATATTCGACTTGGTTGTTGATACCTCGAAACTCGGCATAGAGGAGGTGTACCGAGTTATACGAGAGTTTGTCACGCTCGTCTTGTCCCGTAGTAGATAAAAAGGCTTGATAGCTTGCATGGTGCGCAACTGGGAGGCCAGGTATGCCCGCGATTGAGGTTGGCAGGATCTGTGTCAAGCTACGTGGCCGCGAGGCTGGCAGGAAGTGCGTGATAGTGGACATAATTGACGAGAACTTTGTGCTGATCACTGGCCCTAAGGACGTGAGTGGCGTTAAGAGGAGGAGATGCAATATAAACCATATTGAGGTCCTCCCCGAAAAGATTGACATAAAGCCTGGTGCCAGCGACGAGGAGGTCAAAAAGGCGCTAGAAGAGGCTGGGTTACTAGAGTTCATGAAAGAGCGTGTAAAGGTCCAGATGAAGCCAAGTCTGCTCTTCTAACAGAGTTAGGCTTCTATCCGGAAGCACGCGTCTCTACACTCTAGTTGATGTTTGAATGCCTCCTCGAGTGTCGCGAACCTAGCTCCGCATCTAGTACAGACCAGTAGCAGTGGTTTGCGAGGTACACCAGGTAGCCTAGGTGGCGGCATATACGGTGTGATGTCGCGTCCTGGAGGTGTGCCCGGCCTGAATATCTCGCCCGTGGCTAGACACCCCTACATTAAACCCGATGTAACTCACGCTTATACTGGTGGCTCTCTCGCAGTAGCAGGGGGTGTCTAGTTGAGCTCCGAGCTGACAAAGCAAGGACTGGAGTTTATAAGACGGCTCGACGAGTTTGCAGGGTTAAAGAGCGAGTGGATAGTGAAGGCTGAGGAAGACACGAGCCCCGATTATGGCACTCCACCCTGGGCTAGGCCGATAGAAGAGCATATCAGGAAGGGCGTTGTGCCCCTTGATAAGCCGCCGGGGCCTACTAGTCACGAGGTTGTAGCGTGGATCAAGAGGATGTTTGGGCTCAGCAAGGCTGGGCATGGTGGTACGCTCGACCCCAAAGTTACTGGAGTGCTGCCCGTGGCTCTCGAGGAAGCGACGAAGATCATCGGAATGGTTGTGCATACCCCCAAGGAGTACATCTGTGTGATGCAGCTGCACGAGCCAGTAGAGGAGAAGAAGCTTCTTGAGGCGATAAAGGTGTTTACGAGTACAATCTACCAGAGGCCACCGCTGCGCAGTAGCGTGAAGAGGAGCCTACGCACCAAAACGATATACGAGATAGAGCTTCTCGAGTATACCGGCCGCTATGCTCTGATGAGAGTGTTGTGTGACCCCGGCACTTACATGAGGAAACTTTGCCACGACATAGGCCTCTATCTCGGCGTAGGTGCTCACATGAGAGAGCTTCGCAGAACAAAGAGCGGGCCTTTCCGCGAAGCCTATGGTCTCGTAAAGCTTCAGGATCTAAGTGAGGCTCTCTACAGATGGAAACAGGAGGGTAAGGACGACTTATTGCGAAAGTACATTCTCCCAATGGAATACGCTGTTGCCCATCTGAAGAAGGTGGTTATCCGCGACTCGGCGGTTGACGCTATAGCGCATGGAGCGCATCTGGCTGTACCGGGTATTGCGAGGCTGCACGCCGACATAAAGAAGGGCGATGTTGTGGCAATCTTCACGCTCAAGGGCGAGCTTGTTGCTCTTGCTAAGGCGGAGATGGATGCTGAGCAGATAGCAAAGGCCCAGAAAGGCATAGCGTTTCGCACGATGCGTGTAATAATGAAGCCCGGCGTCTATCCACGCATGTGGAAGAAGAAGAGTGAGGGTGAGAGTGGCGAAGCTAAGAGTGAGGGTAAAGAAAGAGAAAGGGGTAAGAGGAGGCCGAAGCCCGCGAGGAGGAGGCGTAGAGGCTCTTAGCGTTAAAACTGGTCCTCTCTCCCGGATAGTGCTCGAGTGCATGTGGCATGCGCAGCGGGAAGCTCGTTGGCGTGTTGTTGGCGTCACTGGCGCCGATACTATGGGCTACCAATGTTGTCGCATCGCGAGTGATCGTAACGAAGGGTTTGCATCCGTTCGTACTCACGGCTATAAGGTGGCTCATAGCCGGTATGCTCCTCTACGCGTACAGCTATACCAAGTTTGGAGTCGTAAGGTTGACGCGCCACATCTTCATTGCTGGCCTGCTTGGTATAACGCTGTTTAGCGATCTACTATACGCGGCGCTCTTCTTCGCCCCAGCTGCGCTAGTGGGGCTGATCATAGGACTTGTGCCTGCTGTGACGCTGATACTAGCTTGGGTGTTTGGTATTGAGAGGTTGGACTCTTTGCTATGGTTGGCTGGGTTGCTGGGGTTCGCTGGTGTAGCTCTCATCGAGTATGAGAGTATTGTAGGCGGGTTAGGTAGTAGCGTATGGCTGGGTGCCCTCCTTGCTTTAGCGAGCGTGTTTGCTTGGGCCCTCTACACGTTCGAGTCTAAGAAGCTGGTAGCGAAGGCTTATCCTCTGGCATTTCTAGCAGTAAGCACGTTGAGCGTAGCTCCGGTGAACTTCTTCATAGCTTTGCCCTTTCTCTCCTCCTCTCTAGGAGCCCTAGGGGACCCGCTGGTGGTGTTGCTCATCCTATACGTGGCGGTTGTCCCGGGTTTCATAGCGTATCTCGTGTGGTTAACAGCTGTGCGTGTGCTAGGAGCCTCTGCAACGAACATCTACGTTAATCTCCTTCCGCTCGCTGCACTAGTACTCTCGATTGTCTTGCTAGGTGAACGCCTCACAACGCTTCAAGCTGTGGGCGCTGCATTGATACTTATGAGCGCCTTCCTAGCGGCTGTCCGCGAGGCACGTCTTGTGCAAGTGGCGCAACAGTTACAGAAAAGCAGGCGGTTAACCGGGACGGGTCAATAGGGAAGAGTGATGAGCCACTACTATCGGCCGGGGAGGCGCCGCTATAGAGGAGTGTGGGTAGTTGCGGATACGCTTCGTGGCGTTACAGTGGAGTTCAGAGTATCTGGTGACGTATTCTCTGCTGACGAGATAGACGAGGGTACTAGACTCCTCGTGGAGAATGCGAGGGTGCCCGAGGAGGGTACGGTACTAGACCTGGGTTGCGGGTATGGCGTAATTGGGATAACATTGGCAAAAGCGTATCCTAGGCTCCGCGTCTACATGGTTGATGTCAACCCGCGAGCCGTGGAGCTTGCACGCGTGAACGCCAAGCATAACGGAGTTGCAGACCGGGTAGTCGTATTGCATGGCGACCTCTACGAGCCTGTGAAGGGCCACCGCTTCGACGCTATAATCACTAACCCGCCGCTAGCAGCAGGCATGGATGTAGTAGAGCGCATAGTGCGGGAAGCCCCTGAGCACCTAAACCAGGGTGGCAGCCTCCAGATGGTGTTGAAGAAGGGTGCCGATAGGATAGCGCGGGTCATGGACGAGGTGTTTGGGAGCCACGAGGTTCTACTTAGGAAGAAGGGCTATACGATACTCATGGCTGTTAAGCGCTAGGCAGTGATGTGACTGGTCCCACCATCAGAGCCGTGCGGCGGTGAAGACTCCGGCAGGAGCTGAGCCTCGAATCAATACCCGTCCCGCAACTGGGTGTAAATTGTAAGCTTCTCGTAGGTCGTGATTGGGATAAGGCATGTATTAGGTAAAATTGGGCATTACTGCGGCGTTACATCATGCTGTGGCCCGATACTCTCATCGTTGTGTAATAATTGTCTTGGGGCAACGTAGTGTTGCTCCACGTGACGCGCTACACGCCATCATATGGAAGCGCGCAAGCACGCTATTCTTCCTTGCAAGATCCTCGAGATATCTGACCTTCCACTCGGGTGGCTGCCAGCGCCTCTTGCGCTCTTCGAGTTCTTCTGTATCAACTAGCAGCTCTAGCCTCCCCGTCTCAACGTCGATGAGTATCTCGTCGCCGTCCTTGACGAGTGCTATTGGGCCGCCCACTATAGCCTCCGGGCTCACGTGGCCAATCATCAATCCTCTAGTTGCGCCACTGAATCTCCCGTCTGTGACCATAGCCACGTGGGGGCCTAGTCCTGCACCGACAACAGCAGCGGTCACCTGGAGCATTTCTCTCATTCCAGGGCCGCCAGCCGGCCCCTCATAGCGTATGACTATCACATCGCCCTTCTCTATACGACCCTCTTGAACAGCCTTGATAGCCTCCTCCTCGCTATCGAAGACTCTCGCTGGACCCTGGAACCTAAGCTTCTCCACCTTTGCAAGTTTGACAACTGCGCCTTCGGGTGCTAGTGTACCTCTGAGCACACGCAGCGAGCCGGTGGGTGACAGGGGATTATCGCGGCTTCTCACCACCCTACCATCGGGCGGAGGAGCTTCTTCTACAACCTCCCTCCAAGTCCTACCGTCAGCCGTCATAACATCTAGGTTGAACACGCCAACCTCTGCCAGCACTCTCGCTATGGCCGGCACACCGCCAACAGCGTCAAGATCCTCTACGAAGTACTTACCACCAGGCTCTAGATCCGCTATCCAGGGTGTCTTCCTAGACACCTCGTCAAAGTCGCCAAGGTCTATGTCAACTTCTGCTTCTTCAGCTATTGCAAGTAGATGGAGAACGGCGTTGGTAGAACCTCCTGTGGCGACATCAACAGCGATAGCGTTTAGCATGGATTCTCTGGTTACAAGCTTGCGTGGTGTAAGCCACTTTTCAACGAGCTTCACGATCACTCTGCCAGCACGTCTAGCTGCATGGAGTCTCCGCGAGGATACTGCTGGTATGGTGGCGGTGCCAGGGAGAATGAAGCCAAGCGCCTCTCCCAGTATAGCCATTGTGTTGGCAGTGTAGAGACCAGCGCAGCTACCAGGACAGGGCAGCGCATGCAGCTCGACACGCTCCAGCTCCTGGTCACTTATCCTGCCAGCTATCCTAGCACCCACAGCCTCGAAAACGTGACCAACAGCCAGCCTTCGTCCGGAACGAGGCTCGATACCTGCAAGCATTGGGCCTATGTTGACAACAAGTGTCGGGATGTCCATCCTCAAGCCAGCCATAAAGGCGCCCGGCATCATCTTATCGCAAGCCGTGACGACGACAATACCATCGAGTCTGTGAGCCTCAGCTATAACTTCAATGGAGTCTGCGACGACTTCTCTAGAGACGAGGCTAAACCTCATGCCTTCGTGGCCCATGGCTATGCCGTCGCATACCCCGAGAGCGGCAAAGTGAACCGGTATACCTCCAGCCTCGGCTATGCCCTCAGCTACTGCAGCAGCTACCTTATCAGCGAGGACGTGGCCCGGCACTAGCGTCGAGGGTGTGGAAATAACGCCTATGAGTGGCTTATCGCTCTTCACTTGCTCCGGGTCGAGCCCGGCAGCATACAGCAGGCTACGGTGTGGTGCTCGGAGTACACCATCCCTTATTAGACTGCTACGCGGCTTGGCCACATCAAACCGCCCTCACAAACAACGAGAGAAGCCCCACGTAAAGACGGGAAGCCCCTAGGGAGACACAAACTACATAGGCGTTCTTGTTGTCCTCTCGGCTAGGAACTCCTCAACTATCTTGCGCACCAGGTCTTCAGTCACTCTCTTGGCGTAGGGTGCGACCTCCTTGACTCTCCTAAGCACATAGTCGACTAGGTCGGGTGTCGGGTCGTAACCTAGATGCTTAAGGACGTATTCGACGGCATGTTTGCCGCTATGGCGGCCTAGTACTATGCGCCTCTTCGCGCCAACGGCCTCCGGGGGTATCGGCTCGTAGGTTAACGGGTTGCTGAGTACACCGTGCACGTGTATCCCAGCTTCATGGGCAAAGGCATTGTCACCGACTATCGGCTTGTTCGGTGGTAGCTTGATACCGAACTTGGCGGCTACCAGCCTAGACACCTCGTATAGCTTTTCAAGGCGGATGTTCGTCTTTAGACCCATTTTGAAGTGGAGCGTAGCTACAACCTCTTCGAGGGCCGCGTTGCCCGCCCTCTCACCAAAACCGTTCACAGTAACCTGTACACCGTTAGCACCTCCCCTCACAGCGGCGATCGTGTTCGCAGTTGCCATCCCAAAATCGTTGTGGCAGTGAACATCTATGTTTACATTCGGCGGTAGTTTCGAGCGTATGTAGCGCACAAGATCCTCCATCTCCCACGGAAGCATTACGCCCACGGTATCTGGTATGTTTATGTACTTGGCTCCTGCCTCGATAACAGCACGGTATACTTGTGCGAGGAACTCACGGTCGCTGCGTGTAGCAT
The Pyrolobus fumarii 1A DNA segment above includes these coding regions:
- the secY gene encoding preprotein translocase subunit SecY, with translation MPGALEVLAAISRFIPAVERPARRPSLPMRLLVTFIVLILYYVMTVVPLYGVTPGPETGGLLLAEIILGMSFGTLATLGIGPIVTAGLVLEVLVGTGLLKLDLTNPRDRRIYMGAQKTLALIFAAFEALAYAAGCAFWVVQGVCAADLATRLLIVPQLVFATLVIIWFDEMLQRGWGIGSALSLFILAGVAKSIVLRILSPDVGVIPYIIATGDILGALVRRPPYADLVGLVATFVLIAIIAYMQLMRVEIPVTGPRLRGIKTRIPLNFIYVTNIPILLVAIVVADLGVFARMAAGLGAVHIAEAINVLHYYVSTPRGLVELVSDPVRAATSAAAWILLSIFFGKLWVELAGLSPSKQAENLIRSGFEIPGLRRNKKILESILARYIYPLTLLSSIIVGLLAVIADFLGAYGTGSGLLLATGIAINFYQLLVYERTLEMYPLLRRLLGE
- a CDS encoding adenylate kinase, with protein sequence MVALRNPFTTVIVTGVPGVGKTTVLGKLVEMAAAEGLKLKLVNFGDYMFRVASEKGLVKHRDEIRKLQLQVQLELQKWAAEAIISDAKKELGQGGVLIVDTHAVIKTSSGYWPGLPKHVIEVLKPDSIVVIEANPELIIARRQRDKGRYREDMGGVEELRELMSMARTAAMASAVLTASSVFIVENPEGKPEEAAQRILELIRMLR
- a CDS encoding 50S ribosomal protein L34e; the protein is MPRPGLRTRSKRRVYVRLPGGETVVHYEPRRPGPARCGLCGRPLNGVPRLRPSELRKLPLSQKRPERMFGGVLCHACLERILKATIRSTIIKQLEELKARRQSQG
- the cmk gene encoding (d)CMP kinase, which gives rise to MASRRGPVIAVSGPPGSGKTTYARRLAEDLGLEFYSAGMFFRELAKKRGLTLLELNQLAAKDPSIDLEIDRMTYEVGLRGNVVVEGHLVAWVLRDIADVKIYVTAPLDVRVNRIAARDGVDVSVALRETIERENVHRRRFLAYYGIDINDLSIFDLVVDTSKLGIEEVYRVIREFVTLVLSRSR
- a CDS encoding 50S ribosomal protein L14e, with product MPAIEVGRICVKLRGREAGRKCVIVDIIDENFVLITGPKDVSGVKRRRCNINHIEVLPEKIDIKPGASDEEVKKALEEAGLLEFMKERVKVQMKPSLLF
- a CDS encoding RNA-guided pseudouridylation complex pseudouridine synthase subunit Cbf5, whose amino-acid sequence is MSSELTKQGLEFIRRLDEFAGLKSEWIVKAEEDTSPDYGTPPWARPIEEHIRKGVVPLDKPPGPTSHEVVAWIKRMFGLSKAGHGGTLDPKVTGVLPVALEEATKIIGMVVHTPKEYICVMQLHEPVEEKKLLEAIKVFTSTIYQRPPLRSSVKRSLRTKTIYEIELLEYTGRYALMRVLCDPGTYMRKLCHDIGLYLGVGAHMRELRRTKSGPFREAYGLVKLQDLSEALYRWKQEGKDDLLRKYILPMEYAVAHLKKVVIRDSAVDAIAHGAHLAVPGIARLHADIKKGDVVAIFTLKGELVALAKAEMDAEQIAKAQKGIAFRTMRVIMKPGVYPRMWKKKSEGESGEAKSEGKERERGKRRPKPARRRRRGS
- a CDS encoding DMT family transporter gives rise to the protein MRSGKLVGVLLASLAPILWATNVVASRVIVTKGLHPFVLTAIRWLIAGMLLYAYSYTKFGVVRLTRHIFIAGLLGITLFSDLLYAALFFAPAALVGLIIGLVPAVTLILAWVFGIERLDSLLWLAGLLGFAGVALIEYESIVGGLGSSVWLGALLALASVFAWALYTFESKKLVAKAYPLAFLAVSTLSVAPVNFFIALPFLSSSLGALGDPLVVLLILYVAVVPGFIAYLVWLTAVRVLGASATNIYVNLLPLAALVLSIVLLGERLTTLQAVGAALILMSAFLAAVREARLVQVAQQLQKSRRLTGTGQ
- a CDS encoding class I SAM-dependent methyltransferase, whose protein sequence is MWVVADTLRGVTVEFRVSGDVFSADEIDEGTRLLVENARVPEEGTVLDLGCGYGVIGITLAKAYPRLRVYMVDVNPRAVELARVNAKHNGVADRVVVLHGDLYEPVKGHRFDAIITNPPLAAGMDVVERIVREAPEHLNQGGSLQMVLKKGADRIARVMDEVFGSHEVLLRKKGYTILMAVKR
- the ilvD gene encoding dihydroxy-acid dehydratase; the protein is MAKPRSSLIRDGVLRAPHRSLLYAAGLDPEQVKSDKPLIGVISTPSTLVPGHVLADKVAAAVAEGIAEAGGIPVHFAALGVCDGIAMGHEGMRFSLVSREVVADSIEVIAEAHRLDGIVVVTACDKMMPGAFMAGLRMDIPTLVVNIGPMLAGIEPRSGRRLAVGHVFEAVGARIAGRISDQELERVELHALPCPGSCAGLYTANTMAILGEALGFILPGTATIPAVSSRRLHAARRAGRVIVKLVEKWLTPRKLVTRESMLNAIAVDVATGGSTNAVLHLLAIAEEAEVDIDLGDFDEVSRKTPWIADLEPGGKYFVEDLDAVGGVPAIARVLAEVGVFNLDVMTADGRTWREVVEEAPPPDGRVVRSRDNPLSPTGSLRVLRGTLAPEGAVVKLAKVEKLRFQGPARVFDSEEEAIKAVQEGRIEKGDVIVIRYEGPAGGPGMREMLQVTAAVVGAGLGPHVAMVTDGRFSGATRGLMIGHVSPEAIVGGPIALVKDGDEILIDVETGRLELLVDTEELEERKRRWQPPEWKVRYLEDLARKNSVLARFHMMACSASRGATLRCPKTIITQR
- a CDS encoding 2-isopropylmalate synthase, yielding MWERRGPPVWRSELIVARIRVFDTTLRDGEQMAGVELSLDDKIEIAKALDELRVDLIEAGFPASSDIDFKSVLFTAREVSHAKVVGLARANKRDIDMAAEAEAHVIHVFIATSDIHMKYKLRMTREEVLQRAVEAVEYAKSYGVEVLFSAEDATRSDREFLAQVYRAVIEAGAKYINIPDTVGVMLPWEMEDLVRYIRSKLPPNVNIDVHCHNDFGMATANTIAAVRGGANGVQVTVNGFGERAGNAALEEVVATLHFKMGLKTNIRLEKLYEVSRLVAAKFGIKLPPNKPIVGDNAFAHEAGIHVHGVLSNPLTYEPIPPEAVGAKRRIVLGRHSGKHAVEYVLKHLGYDPTPDLVDYVLRRVKEVAPYAKRVTEDLVRKIVEEFLAERTTRTPM